A window of the Lactuca sativa cultivar Salinas chromosome 5, Lsat_Salinas_v11, whole genome shotgun sequence genome harbors these coding sequences:
- the LOC111878048 gene encoding uncharacterized protein LOC111878048 — translation MELNLEEGKHIYDECSTLILPALSIGNVGQLAVDLLIASTKAERIGYLDDPNVLPCVGNDAYTPTPQGDLALPLEAYESPSNALTLIQQRSPVVKGMMVEFAKNLADFAVACGKKHIVILSSLDFGRWQTIDMSSGLQIYYLSNAKVDGADDNCEKLGFKRMKEYDPTQKLWKYLNDLAEGNATEEDISSLEDDLGEEDYYPSLPFAAMFSCFKAKGLKVTCLLCYCSEGDNISDAFHLAEAACNLVGQSPESFKGNEGGRWVIPFSWQSVYGPPPDMSLF, via the exons ATGGAGCTGAATCTCGAAGAAGGCAAGCACATCTACGATGAATGCTCAACGTTAATCCTG CCAGCGTTATCGATTGGAAATGTGGGGCAATTGGCGGTGGATCTTTTGATAGCTTCGACTAAAGCTGAGCGAATTGGTTACCTCGATGATCCGAACGTTCTTCCTTGTGTAGGAAATGATGCTTATACTCCTACTCCTCAAGGCGACCTTGCTCTCCCTCTTGAAG CTTACGAGTCACCTTCTAATGCATTGACCCTAATCCAACAAAGATCACCAGTTGTTAAG GGAATGATGGTTGAGTTTGCTAAAAATCTTGCTGATTTTGCTGTTGCTTGTGGAAAGAAGCATATTGTAATCCTCTCTAGCTTAGACTTTGGCAGATGGCAGACAATTGATATGTCAAG TGGTTTGCAGATTTATTACCTTTCTAATGCAAAAGTAGATGGAGCAGATGATAACTGTGAAAAACTAGGGTTTAAAAGAATGAAGGAATATGATCCTACTCAAAAACTATGGAAGTATCTCAATGATTTAGCCGAAGGTAATGCTACTGAAGAAGATATTTCATCTCTTGAAGATGATCTTGGAGAAGAAGACTACTATCCAAGTCTTCCTTTTGCTGCAATGTTTTCTTGTTTCAAA GCCAAAGGTTTGAAGGTGACCtgcttgttatgttattgctctgAAGGAGATAACATTTCTGATGCGTTTCATTTAGCAGAGGCAGCATGTAATCTTGTGGGACAGAGTCCTGAATCCTTTAAag gAAATGAAGGTGGTAGATGGGTGATTCCATTTTCATGGCAGAGTGTTTATGGGCCACCTCCAGATATGTCACTCTTCTAG